The genomic window CCTCCCTCGAACGGACACCCACCGGTTCGACACCGGATGGTACCGGGTTGGTTCCGCTGCGTAGACGACTTTGCGTAAACCGCCCTCAGTGCAGGGCGCGGCACGTCGATGAGCTGCGCGCAACCGGTTCCGATGCTCTAGCGGTCACCCGAAGGGTGTAGCAGCCGCCTGTCCCCGGAGTTCGGCCGCCGGGGCAGGTTTCGCGCCCAGGCCGGTATCCGCTCGGCTTCACCGGTCGCGCGGGCGCACCCGATACAGATCTGCCCGGCATCGGTGCAGACGACCATGCTCGGCGGTGCGTGGTGGCCACAGGCCGCCTCCAGCACGGACGGGATCGGCTCCGGTAGGAGCCAGGCATGTACGCGCAGGTCCCGGTTCGATCGCCACCAACCGCCGACCCGGTGCGGATGGTCCGTGTTCATGTGTCCGGGCTCGTGCTGGTGGTGGTTTGCTGAGGGATGTGCTGGGCTGCCTGCTCGAACAGTGGGGTGAGGCGTTCGACGGCGCCCCAGGCGAGGATGAGGCAGGAGGTGTCGCCGTGTTGGCCGGCGATCGTGACCTGGGCTTCGTTGCCTGCGGTGTCCAGTTCGAAGGTGGACTGCTCGTCCACGTACATGCAGGTGTCGGTGCAGAGCCCGCCGTTGGTAGGCCTCATGGTGGTTACCTCCCTGCCCCGGCCTGAGCAGGGGCGATGTGCCGCAGGACGCGTACTCGTCGTTGTTCGGCGTCCGGGGCGGCGTTGATCTTGCTGTGTTCTTCGGCGAAGTAGCGCCGTAGCTGGTTGCGGGCGCGGTAGGCCAGTGCGTCGACGGCGGCCGAGGTGAGGTTCAGTGCCGCGCCCGGAGGAGGGACTGTGCTGCCGCCCTGCGCATGGCGACGCGGAGGTAGGGCAGGAAGGTCGTGTCCCCGGGTCCGTGGCCGTGCAGGAGCGCGGTCAGGGTGTTGTCGAAGGCCGTGGCCACCAGCTCGTCCGTGTCGATCTGTGCACCGGCGTAGCGGCGGGCCACGCGGGTGGCGTCGGCGTGGTGGGTCGCGAACAGGTGGCCGTAGGCGTCGAGGTCGCCGTCCCGGACGCGGCTGGTCAGGTCGGTGGTCATGATGGGGGCCGTTCGACGAGGCGGTGGCGGCCGCCGGCGTTGGGGTTGCCGGTGGCCCGGTGCGCCGCCGGGGCGTCGACACTGCGCGGCTGCTGGTGTGTGGCCTGTGCGCGTGCGGTGGTGGCGTGGACGGATACGGCGGGGTCGTGGAAGCTGTGGTTTCCGCGGTGCGCTCGGCCGGTGAAGGCCAGCCCGAGCCAGAACCCGACGGCGATCGCCATCAGGCACGCGCCGACCAGCGCCGCGACCGGGACCATCACTGCTCCCCCGTCGACGGTGGCTGTGCTGCGGCGGCCGCGCACCGCCGGCACAGGTCCTCGCTCGCGTGGGACAGCATCTCGGCCTCGCCGGGGGCGAACTGCTGGCCGCACAACGCGGTGAGCACCCGGACGTAGTCGCCGATCGTGACCGGCTGGCCCGTGCGGGCCGGTGGTGGCACCAGGTGCACCGTGCGGGGAACCCCGGCCCGCGGCGTGAATCGGATGAGGCGCAGCGAGTCACTCATCGGGGCCTCCGTTCTCCGGGGCCGGTGGACGGCGGGTTCTCGTCTTCGTCGGTGGCCGGCCAGACCAGATCGAGCAGGTGCGCGAGGTCGTTGTGCGCGCTGAGATGCCAGCGCTGGGCCAGGAGCGGAACGTGCGGCCGTTCGGTGACGGCGGCCAGCCGGGTGATGCCGGCCGGGTGCGCGTCGACGGTCAGCCGATGCAGATCCGCGTGCCCGGTGAGCAGAGCGACGGCCGCGGTGATCACCTCGGAGTGCGCGACGACGAGGATCCGCCCGCCGGTGGTGTGGTGGTGGAAGAGGTCCCGGAGGCAGGCGTGGGTCCGGTGCAGGAAGTGCCACCAGGACTCGCCGCCGTCGATCAGGGGGCGGCTGGGCCGGTCCGGGTCGGGTGGCCACCGGCGCCGCAGCTCCTCCCAGGGGCGGCCCTCGGCCTGTGGGCCGGGATCGGGCACGCGCAGGGCAGGCTCGAGGATCGGGTCGAGGCCGAGGTGTTCGGCGAGGGCGTGGGCGGTCTGGCGTGCACGCAGGACCGGGCTGGCG from Amycolatopsis cihanbeyliensis includes these protein-coding regions:
- a CDS encoding histidine phosphatase family protein; this encodes MREILLARHGQAHCSVNGVIASDACGGLTDLGRWQAHRLGHRLRAEHDRGRPVLRIHASPVLRARQTAHALAEHLGLDPILEPALRVPDPGPQAEGRPWEELRRRWPPDPDRPSRPLIDGGESWWHFLHRTHACLRDLFHHHTTGGRILVVAHSEVITAAVALLTGHADLHRLTVDAHPAGITRLAAVTERPHVPLLAQRWHLSAHNDLAHLLDLVWPATDEDENPPSTGPGERRPR
- a CDS encoding RNA polymerase sigma factor; this translates as MTTDLTSRVRDGDLDAYGHLFATHHADATRVARRYAGAQIDTDELVATAFDNTLTALLHGHGPGDTTFLPYLRVAMRRAAAQSLLRARH